One Sulfitobacter sp. S190 DNA window includes the following coding sequences:
- a CDS encoding acyl-CoA dehydrogenase family protein has product MVKLVHSDEEVMLRDMARGFLDDAAPVSALRKLRDTDGDFDRGLWSDMAKMGWAGVLVPDTSGGSDMGHAAANLLAGEMGKTLVASPFISTAIIAATALRQLANARSTDALARIADGSTTYALAIDEGPKHAPEDTQLAAQTEGNGFRLQGQKRFVVDGGFADRLLVLARTDGGLTLFDVPADRAGITAHRHRMIDARDSATIDFDDVVADGADVIGHVDEAMTVLRPALLAGRAALAAETTGLAVGVLDMTVGYLKERKQFGIEIGRFQALQHRAAHVWSETEVTASAILNAGRMLDAHPDDADLAVSLAKARATATAVLAVQEGVQMHGGIGMTDAYDMGFYMKRARVSAEWLGDYSYHAEKIAALRGF; this is encoded by the coding sequence ATGGTCAAATTGGTACACAGCGATGAAGAAGTCATGCTGCGCGATATGGCGCGCGGATTTCTTGATGATGCCGCACCTGTATCGGCGTTGCGCAAATTGCGCGATACGGACGGCGATTTCGACCGCGGGCTTTGGTCGGACATGGCAAAAATGGGTTGGGCCGGTGTGCTGGTGCCGGATACATCGGGCGGATCCGATATGGGCCACGCAGCCGCAAATCTGCTGGCAGGAGAGATGGGAAAGACGCTTGTGGCGTCACCCTTCATATCGACCGCGATCATAGCCGCCACCGCTTTGCGACAGTTGGCAAACGCACGCAGCACAGACGCATTGGCGCGCATCGCGGACGGGTCAACGACCTACGCGCTGGCCATTGACGAAGGCCCAAAGCACGCTCCGGAGGACACGCAACTTGCGGCGCAAACGGAGGGCAACGGTTTCCGGCTGCAAGGACAAAAACGGTTTGTCGTCGATGGCGGCTTTGCGGATCGGCTGTTGGTGCTGGCGCGAACCGATGGCGGCCTGACCCTCTTTGACGTACCGGCTGACCGGGCAGGGATCACGGCGCATCGTCACCGGATGATTGATGCCCGCGATTCCGCAACGATCGATTTTGACGATGTCGTCGCCGATGGCGCGGACGTGATCGGCCATGTCGATGAGGCGATGACGGTCTTGCGCCCCGCCTTGTTGGCCGGTCGGGCCGCGCTGGCGGCGGAGACGACGGGCCTCGCGGTTGGTGTGCTGGATATGACGGTTGGCTATCTCAAGGAGCGCAAGCAATTCGGGATCGAAATCGGACGGTTCCAGGCTTTGCAACACAGGGCCGCGCATGTGTGGAGCGAAACAGAAGTGACCGCCAGTGCGATTTTGAACGCAGGACGCATGCTCGATGCGCATCCGGATGACGCCGATCTTGCCGTATCACTGGCCAAGGCGCGGGCGACCGCGACCGCAGTGCTCGCAGTTCAGGAAGGGGTCCAGATGCACGGCGGAATCGGGATGACCGATGCCTACGATATGGGCTTCTACATGAAGCGGGCGCGTGTGAGTGCCGAATGGTTGGGCGATTACAGTTATCACGCCGAAAAGATTGCGGCACTCAGAGGGTTCTGA
- a CDS encoding phosphotransferase family protein — MSTDTQNLDVQAVVDYLTSELNGFSGPVDVTKFQGGQSNPTFLLKTPGHEYVLRRKPPGVLLKSAHAVDREYRVQQALAGSDVPVAKMHLLCEDDAVIGSAFYIMDHVPGRNFNEPTLKELTNEERASVMDEMNRVLAALHEVDIDARGLADYGPPGNYFERQVGRWSKQYRASETVSIPAMDALMQALVDERPADDGQRTLVHGDYRIDNMIFDAEGTDCRAVLDWELSTIGHPFADLAAVIMQWQMPAGPEGRGLAGIDRAASGLPSDQDFIAAYCARRGLGGIDHFGYYLAFCFFRMAAIIQGVLKRAIDGNASNPERARQLGQYVPVFAQHGLDALRTAG, encoded by the coding sequence ATGAGTACGGATACGCAAAACCTCGATGTGCAAGCCGTGGTCGATTATCTGACCTCCGAGCTTAATGGTTTTTCCGGCCCGGTGGATGTGACTAAATTTCAGGGCGGCCAATCCAATCCGACCTTTCTGCTCAAGACGCCGGGACATGAGTACGTGCTGCGCCGCAAGCCACCGGGTGTCTTGTTGAAATCCGCGCATGCAGTAGATCGCGAGTATCGTGTGCAGCAGGCTTTGGCAGGGTCCGATGTGCCCGTAGCGAAGATGCATTTGCTCTGTGAGGACGATGCGGTGATCGGATCCGCATTCTACATCATGGACCATGTGCCGGGTCGCAATTTCAACGAGCCGACGCTCAAGGAATTGACGAATGAAGAGCGTGCGTCCGTCATGGACGAAATGAACCGCGTGCTTGCGGCGCTTCATGAGGTTGACATAGACGCACGCGGTTTGGCCGATTACGGGCCGCCGGGAAACTATTTCGAACGCCAGGTCGGTCGTTGGTCCAAGCAGTATCGGGCGTCCGAAACGGTCTCGATTCCGGCGATGGACGCGCTGATGCAGGCGCTGGTCGATGAGCGACCCGCAGACGATGGGCAGCGCACTCTGGTGCATGGCGACTACCGCATCGACAACATGATCTTTGATGCCGAGGGCACCGATTGCCGCGCGGTGCTGGACTGGGAACTGTCGACGATCGGGCATCCTTTCGCGGATCTTGCGGCAGTGATCATGCAATGGCAGATGCCGGCGGGACCCGAGGGCCGCGGGCTTGCGGGGATCGATCGCGCGGCGTCCGGTCTGCCGAGTGATCAGGACTTCATCGCCGCCTACTGCGCGCGGCGCGGATTGGGGGGCATCGACCATTTCGGATATTATCTGGCGTTTTGCTTTTTCCGGATGGCTGCGATTATTCAGGGTGTTCTCAAGCGTGCCATAGATGGCAACGCCTCGAATCCGGAACGGGCGCGCCAGCTGGGACAATACGTTCCCGTGTTCGCGCAACACGGTCTTGATGCCTTGCGGACTGCGGGATGA
- a CDS encoding nitronate monooxygenase family protein yields MRDDSHLPVALRGLRLPMIASPLFIISVPKLVIAQCKAGIVGSFPALNAREEDGAPILLDQWLTEIREELDRHNQANPDTPAAPFAVNQIVHRSNARLDRDLEICVRHEVPIWITSLGARVEVNEAAHSCGGIVLHDIINDTFARKAVEKGADGLVAVAAGAGGHAGQQSPFALVREIREWYDGPIALSGAIATGEALLAARALGADLGYTGSPFIATEEANADAGYKDMIVESGAEDIVYSSLFTGVWGNYLKGSVRNAGMDPDDLPQADASSMNFGSGSSKPKAWKTIWGSGQGIGAIKSVGPAGAIVDRMEAEYIAAGRKIASEFAP; encoded by the coding sequence ATGCGTGATGACAGCCATTTGCCAGTCGCCTTGCGCGGTCTGCGCCTTCCCATGATCGCCTCGCCATTGTTTATCATTTCCGTCCCAAAGCTGGTCATCGCGCAATGCAAGGCGGGCATTGTCGGGTCCTTTCCCGCGCTCAATGCACGCGAAGAGGACGGGGCGCCTATCCTGCTGGACCAGTGGCTGACAGAAATCCGCGAAGAACTGGATCGCCACAATCAGGCAAACCCCGATACGCCCGCGGCACCTTTTGCGGTAAACCAGATCGTGCACCGATCAAACGCGCGGCTTGACCGCGATCTCGAAATTTGTGTTCGGCATGAAGTTCCGATCTGGATCACCTCGCTCGGGGCACGGGTCGAGGTGAACGAGGCGGCGCATAGCTGTGGTGGTATTGTCCTGCATGACATCATTAACGATACCTTTGCCCGTAAAGCTGTCGAAAAAGGTGCGGACGGGCTGGTGGCTGTCGCCGCAGGGGCGGGCGGGCACGCAGGCCAGCAATCGCCTTTCGCATTGGTGCGCGAAATCCGGGAGTGGTACGACGGACCAATCGCGTTATCCGGTGCGATCGCCACGGGCGAAGCGCTTCTGGCGGCACGTGCGCTCGGCGCCGATCTTGGCTATACCGGGTCGCCTTTCATCGCCACGGAAGAGGCAAACGCCGATGCTGGGTACAAGGACATGATCGTGGAGTCCGGCGCCGAGGATATTGTGTATTCATCCCTGTTTACGGGCGTTTGGGGCAATTATCTCAAGGGTTCGGTTCGCAACGCCGGTATGGATCCCGATGACTTGCCGCAGGCGGACGCGTCGTCGATGAACTTCGGTTCAGGATCTTCAAAACCAAAGGCGTGGAAAACGATTTGGGGTTCGGGCCAGGGCATCGGCGCGATCAAGTCCGTTGGTCCCGCAGGTGCAATCGTCGACCGGATGGAAGCCGAATACATCGCGGCCGGTCGTAAAATCGCATCGGAATTTGCTCCATGA
- a CDS encoding branched-chain amino acid ABC transporter substrate-binding protein, translating into MKKLTKLGAVSALSLMVAASASFAENIKIAFIDPLSGPFASTGTNGLHQFEFAADHMINENGGVLDGQMFEIVAFDNKISPKESLIQLQVAIDQGIRYIAQGNSSGVANALTEAINKHNRRNPDDRVLFLNYAAVDPALTNDKCNFWHFRFDANADIKMDALTDVMAKNEDIKKVYVIGQDYSFGKAVAAAAVRDLGSKRPDIEIVGNELHPIGKVKDFTPYARKIVSSGADAVITGNWGSDMLGLGKSVIENGFTGPIYTYYAAGSGITGAFGESGKGVIRLVAQGEINPPATDAAKAFYDGFLAKYPDGNVDQSRISNVIGMLAQAIEEAGTAEDVVQVAYALEGMEYDSMWGGKIVMREKDHQAIQNVHIHAHTDEGITYAYDSSDFGIVVESTVEMAAMDSPTTCEMKRP; encoded by the coding sequence ATGAAAAAACTCACCAAACTCGGCGCCGTTTCCGCGCTGTCACTCATGGTCGCGGCAAGTGCATCGTTTGCCGAGAATATCAAAATCGCCTTTATCGACCCGCTGTCCGGTCCCTTCGCCAGCACCGGCACAAACGGGTTGCACCAGTTTGAATTCGCAGCCGATCACATGATCAATGAAAACGGCGGTGTGCTGGACGGCCAGATGTTCGAGATCGTTGCCTTTGACAACAAGATCAGCCCGAAAGAGTCACTCATCCAGCTTCAGGTCGCGATTGATCAGGGCATCCGCTACATCGCGCAGGGTAACTCTTCGGGTGTTGCCAATGCCCTGACGGAGGCCATCAACAAGCACAATCGCCGCAATCCCGATGACCGTGTATTGTTCCTGAACTATGCCGCCGTCGATCCCGCGCTGACCAATGACAAATGCAACTTCTGGCATTTCCGGTTCGACGCGAACGCCGATATCAAGATGGACGCGCTGACCGATGTGATGGCAAAGAACGAAGACATCAAGAAAGTCTATGTCATCGGGCAGGACTACTCCTTCGGCAAGGCGGTCGCCGCTGCTGCGGTGCGTGATCTGGGGTCAAAACGTCCCGACATCGAGATTGTCGGTAACGAGCTGCATCCCATCGGCAAGGTCAAGGATTTCACGCCTTACGCGCGCAAAATCGTGTCGTCCGGTGCCGATGCGGTTATCACCGGCAATTGGGGCTCCGATATGTTGGGTCTTGGCAAATCGGTGATTGAAAACGGCTTTACCGGCCCGATCTACACCTACTACGCTGCGGGTTCGGGTATCACCGGTGCGTTTGGTGAAAGCGGCAAGGGCGTGATCCGCCTCGTTGCGCAGGGCGAGATCAATCCGCCCGCGACGGATGCTGCGAAAGCGTTCTACGACGGGTTTCTTGCGAAGTACCCTGACGGCAACGTCGACCAATCGCGTATCTCGAATGTGATCGGTATGCTGGCGCAAGCGATCGAAGAGGCGGGCACTGCCGAGGATGTCGTGCAGGTCGCCTACGCGCTTGAAGGCATGGAATACGACAGCATGTGGGGCGGAAAGATCGTCATGCGCGAGAAGGACCATCAGGCGATCCAGAACGTGCATATCCATGCCCACACCGACGAGGGCATCACCTATGCCTATGACAGCTCTGACTTTGGCATCGTTGTCGAAAGCACCGTAGAAATGGCCGCGATGGACAGCCCGACCACCTGCGAAATGAAACGGCCCTGA
- a CDS encoding helix-turn-helix domain-containing protein, which produces MMDGSAPQDEKDRNFVTALARGLEVLRCFKKGEIALTNSDFAERTGLPKPTVSRLTHTLCALDYLVADADRATYRLSAGVLQLGLSALASVDIHDRAVPEMRRLRTVGPNPYATVALGEVHRSDVIYLATEASDEDVSLVIRVGSRLPVFKSAIGKAILVGMDPDRRERVFELAGKKEPRNGSRRPRTLCSRCGGICGSKILLWLWDVAVRCERDCRACPNVGGREDLWVERRRTCTSDDTQRA; this is translated from the coding sequence ATGATGGATGGTTCGGCCCCACAGGACGAGAAGGATCGCAATTTCGTCACCGCGCTTGCCCGTGGTCTTGAGGTTTTGCGGTGTTTCAAAAAAGGCGAGATCGCTTTGACAAACAGCGATTTTGCCGAGCGGACCGGGCTGCCCAAACCAACGGTGTCGCGCCTGACACACACGCTGTGCGCGCTTGATTATCTGGTGGCTGATGCAGACCGAGCCACCTATCGATTGAGTGCGGGCGTGCTGCAACTTGGTTTGTCGGCGCTGGCGTCGGTCGATATCCACGACCGCGCAGTGCCCGAAATGCGGCGGCTGCGCACAGTGGGTCCGAACCCCTATGCCACTGTTGCCTTGGGCGAAGTGCACCGTAGCGATGTCATCTATCTGGCGACGGAAGCCTCGGATGAGGATGTTTCGCTGGTGATCCGGGTGGGGTCGCGGCTTCCGGTGTTCAAATCTGCGATCGGAAAGGCGATCCTCGTTGGCATGGATCCGGATCGCCGTGAACGGGTATTTGAACTGGCCGGAAAAAAGGAGCCCAGAAATGGAAGCAGAAGGCCGCGAACTCTATGCAGCCGCTGCGGCGGAATATGCGGATCGAAAATACTGCTCTGGCTATGGGACGTGGCGGTCCGATGTGAACGGGATTGCCGTGCCTGTCCGAACGTTGGAGGGCGGGAGGATCTATGGGTTGAACGTCGGCGGACCTGCACATCGGATGACACCCAAAGAGCTTGA
- a CDS encoding SDR family oxidoreductase, which produces MDIETLFGLNGKVALVTGGATGIGRMAAEGLVRAGATVLLASRKGDACEAVAQALNDLGAPGKAIGFAGDVGSKEGVDALVAAVQERTDKLDILMNNAGVTWGAPLGHFPHEAWEKVMNVNVAGLFDLTQKLLPMLMRDASVDDPARVVNVGSVMGEREMGDGAYSYSASKAAVLHLSKILAKELAGKSVTVNALAPGPFVSRMTAFATHDSDMREKVGADVPLGRVGRDEDIAGCMLFLCGRGGAYITGAVVPVSGGINVMSGPNIFEQAL; this is translated from the coding sequence ATGGACATCGAAACATTGTTTGGTCTGAACGGCAAAGTGGCGCTGGTCACGGGCGGTGCAACGGGGATCGGTCGCATGGCTGCCGAAGGTCTTGTTCGCGCGGGCGCGACCGTACTGCTGGCCAGCCGCAAGGGCGATGCCTGCGAAGCCGTCGCGCAGGCCTTAAATGATCTGGGCGCACCCGGAAAGGCGATCGGCTTTGCGGGAGATGTCGGCAGCAAGGAAGGTGTCGATGCACTGGTCGCCGCCGTCCAAGAGCGTACCGATAAGCTCGATATTCTCATGAACAATGCGGGGGTGACATGGGGCGCGCCACTGGGACATTTTCCGCATGAAGCGTGGGAAAAGGTAATGAATGTGAACGTCGCGGGGCTTTTTGATCTTACCCAAAAGCTGCTTCCGATGTTGATGCGGGATGCCAGTGTCGATGATCCTGCCCGCGTTGTGAACGTCGGGTCGGTGATGGGGGAGCGCGAGATGGGCGATGGCGCCTACAGCTATTCCGCATCCAAGGCGGCGGTGCTGCATCTGAGTAAAATTTTGGCAAAGGAGCTTGCGGGCAAATCGGTCACCGTCAACGCATTGGCCCCCGGCCCGTTCGTCAGCCGTATGACGGCGTTTGCGACACATGACAGCGACATGCGCGAAAAGGTCGGTGCGGATGTACCCTTGGGCCGTGTGGGACGCGACGAAGACATTGCGGGGTGCATGTTGTTTCTCTGCGGGCGCGGCGGCGCCTACATCACTGGCGCGGTCGTGCCGGTATCGGGCGGCATCAACGTGATGTCCGGCCCGAACATTTTCGAACAAGCCCTCTAG